Proteins encoded within one genomic window of Saccharopolyspora pogona:
- the fusA gene encoding elongation factor G produces the protein MARDVLTDLTKVRNIGIMAHIDAGKTTTTERILYYTGITYKIGEVHDGAATMDWMEEEQKRGITITAAATTTFWGDTQINIIDTPGHVDFTVEVERSLRVLDGAVAVFDGKEGVEPQSEQVWRQADKYDVPRICFVNKMDKLGADFYFTVRTIEERLHARPLVLQLPIGAESDFQGVIDLVRMKALTWRGEVQKGEDYEVEDIPANLAEQAAEYREKLIEAVAESDDALMEAYFGGEKLTEEQIKSGIRKLTNSREAFPVLCGTAFKNKGVQPMLDAVVDYLPSPLDVPPVQGLLPDGVTPAERKPSIDEPFAALVSKIAVHPFFGKLTYVRVYSGKVSAGTQVINSTKERKERIGKMFQMHSNKENPVDEIQAGHIYAVIGLKDTTTGDTLCDPANPIVLESMTFPAPVIEVAIEPKTKADQEKLSTAIQKLAEEDPTFQVKLDEETGQTIIKGMGELHLEVLVNRMKTDFKVEANIGKPQVAYRETIRKSIDKYEYTHKKQTGGSGQFARVIIGLSPIEQTSESATYEFANKVTGGRIPREYIPSVDQGAQDAMQYGVLAGYPLVGVKVTLLDGQYHEVDSSEMAFKVAGSMALKEAAAKASPALLEPMMAVEVTTPEDYMGDVIGDLNSRRGQIQAMEERSGTRVVKALVPLSEMFGYVGDLRSKTQGRANYSMVFDSYAEVPANVAKEIIAKATGE, from the coding sequence GTGGCACGCGACGTGCTGACAGACCTGACCAAGGTCCGCAACATCGGCATCATGGCCCACATCGATGCGGGCAAGACCACCACGACCGAGCGGATCCTCTACTACACGGGGATCACGTACAAGATCGGCGAGGTGCACGACGGCGCCGCGACGATGGACTGGATGGAAGAGGAGCAGAAGCGGGGTATCACCATTACCGCAGCTGCTACCACGACCTTCTGGGGCGACACCCAGATCAACATCATCGACACCCCGGGCCACGTCGACTTCACGGTCGAGGTGGAGCGGTCGCTGCGCGTCCTGGACGGCGCGGTCGCGGTGTTCGACGGTAAGGAAGGTGTCGAACCGCAGTCCGAGCAGGTCTGGCGTCAGGCGGACAAGTACGACGTCCCGCGTATCTGCTTCGTCAACAAGATGGACAAGCTGGGCGCGGACTTCTACTTCACGGTTCGGACGATCGAGGAACGCCTCCACGCCCGGCCGCTGGTGCTTCAGCTGCCGATCGGCGCCGAGTCCGACTTCCAGGGCGTCATCGACCTGGTCCGGATGAAGGCCCTGACCTGGCGCGGCGAGGTCCAGAAGGGTGAGGACTACGAGGTCGAGGACATCCCGGCCAACCTCGCCGAGCAGGCCGCGGAATACCGCGAGAAGCTGATCGAGGCCGTCGCGGAGTCCGACGACGCTCTGATGGAGGCCTACTTCGGTGGCGAGAAGCTGACCGAGGAGCAGATCAAGAGCGGCATCCGCAAGCTGACCAACAGCCGCGAGGCGTTCCCGGTGCTCTGCGGTACCGCGTTCAAGAACAAGGGTGTCCAGCCGATGCTGGACGCGGTGGTGGACTACCTGCCCTCGCCGCTGGACGTCCCGCCGGTGCAGGGCCTGCTGCCCGACGGTGTGACCCCGGCCGAGCGCAAGCCCAGCATCGACGAGCCGTTCGCCGCGCTGGTGTCCAAGATCGCCGTGCACCCGTTCTTCGGCAAGCTCACCTACGTCCGGGTCTACTCGGGCAAGGTCTCCGCGGGCACCCAGGTCATCAACTCGACCAAGGAGCGCAAGGAGCGCATCGGGAAGATGTTCCAGATGCACTCCAACAAGGAGAACCCGGTCGACGAGATCCAGGCGGGTCACATCTACGCGGTGATCGGCCTGAAGGACACCACCACCGGTGACACCCTCTGCGACCCGGCGAACCCGATCGTGCTGGAGTCGATGACCTTCCCGGCACCGGTCATCGAGGTGGCCATCGAGCCCAAGACGAAGGCCGACCAGGAGAAGCTGTCCACGGCGATCCAGAAGCTCGCCGAGGAAGACCCCACGTTCCAGGTCAAGCTGGACGAGGAAACCGGTCAGACCATCATCAAGGGCATGGGCGAGCTGCACCTCGAGGTGCTCGTCAACCGGATGAAGACCGACTTCAAGGTCGAGGCCAACATCGGCAAGCCGCAGGTGGCCTACCGCGAGACGATTCGCAAGTCGATCGACAAGTACGAGTACACGCACAAGAAGCAGACCGGTGGTTCCGGTCAGTTCGCGCGCGTGATCATCGGCCTGTCGCCGATCGAGCAGACGTCCGAGAGCGCGACCTACGAGTTCGCGAACAAGGTCACCGGTGGGCGCATCCCGCGGGAGTACATCCCGTCGGTGGACCAGGGCGCGCAGGACGCGATGCAGTACGGCGTGCTGGCCGGCTACCCGCTGGTCGGCGTGAAGGTGACCTTGCTCGACGGCCAGTACCACGAGGTCGACTCGTCGGAAATGGCGTTCAAGGTCGCGGGTTCGATGGCGCTGAAGGAAGCCGCTGCGAAGGCCTCCCCGGCGCTGCTCGAACCGATGATGGCGGTCGAGGTGACCACGCCCGAGGACTACATGGGCGATGTCATCGGCGACCTGAACTCCCGCCGTGGCCAGATCCAGGCCATGGAGGAGCGCAGCGGTACCCGCGTCGTCAAGGCTCTCGTGCCGCTGTCGGAGATGTTCGGGTATGTCGGCGACCTGCGGTCCAAGACCCAGGGTCGTGCCAACTACTCGATGGTGTTCGACTCCTACGCCGAGGTTCCGGCGAACGTGGCTAAGGAGATCATCGCCAAGGCAACGGGCGAGTGA
- the tuf gene encoding elongation factor Tu, producing the protein MAKAKFERDKPHVNIGTIGHVDHGKTTLTAAITKVLHDKYPSLNPFTPFDEIDKAPEERERGITIQIAHVEYQTEKRHYAHVDAPGHADYVKNMITGAAQMDGAILVVAATDGPMPQTREHVLLARQVGVPYILVALNKADMVDDEEILELVEMEVRELLSAQEFPGDDVPVVRVSALKALEGDAEWGAKIVELMDAVDENVPEPVREIEKPFLMPIEDVFSITGRGTVVTGRIERGVVKVNEEVEMVGIKEKPIKTTVTGVEMFRKLLDEGQAGDNVGLLIRGIKREEVERGMVVVKPGTTTPHTDFEAQVYILSKDEGGRHTPFFNNYRPQFYFRTTDVTGVVTLPEGTEMVMPGDNTEMTVALIQPIAMDEGLRFAIREGGRTVGAGRVTKIIK; encoded by the coding sequence GTGGCTAAGGCGAAGTTCGAGAGGGACAAGCCGCACGTCAACATCGGGACCATCGGTCACGTTGACCACGGCAAGACCACGCTCACCGCGGCCATCACCAAGGTTCTGCACGACAAGTACCCGTCGCTGAACCCCTTCACGCCGTTCGACGAGATCGACAAGGCGCCGGAGGAGCGTGAGCGCGGCATCACGATCCAGATCGCGCACGTCGAGTACCAGACCGAGAAGCGCCACTACGCCCACGTGGACGCCCCCGGTCACGCCGACTACGTGAAGAACATGATCACCGGTGCCGCGCAGATGGACGGCGCGATCCTGGTGGTCGCGGCGACCGACGGCCCGATGCCGCAGACCCGCGAGCACGTGCTGCTGGCCCGCCAGGTCGGCGTGCCCTACATCCTGGTCGCGCTGAACAAGGCCGACATGGTCGACGACGAGGAAATCCTCGAGCTCGTCGAGATGGAGGTCCGCGAGCTGCTGTCGGCCCAGGAGTTCCCGGGCGACGACGTGCCGGTGGTCCGCGTTTCCGCGCTGAAGGCGCTGGAGGGCGACGCCGAGTGGGGCGCCAAGATCGTCGAGCTGATGGACGCGGTGGACGAGAACGTCCCGGAGCCGGTCCGCGAGATCGAGAAGCCGTTCCTGATGCCGATCGAGGACGTCTTCTCCATCACCGGCCGCGGCACCGTGGTCACCGGCCGCATCGAGCGCGGTGTCGTCAAGGTGAACGAGGAGGTGGAGATGGTCGGCATCAAGGAGAAGCCGATCAAGACCACCGTCACCGGTGTCGAGATGTTCCGCAAGCTGCTCGACGAGGGCCAGGCGGGTGACAACGTCGGTCTGCTGATTCGCGGTATCAAGCGCGAAGAGGTCGAGCGCGGCATGGTCGTCGTGAAGCCCGGCACCACCACCCCGCACACCGACTTCGAGGCTCAGGTGTACATCCTGTCCAAGGACGAGGGTGGCCGGCACACGCCGTTCTTCAACAACTACCGGCCGCAGTTCTACTTCCGCACCACCGACGTGACCGGTGTGGTGACCCTCCCCGAGGGCACCGAGATGGTCATGCCGGGCGACAACACCGAGATGACGGTCGCCCTGATCCAGCCGATCGCGATGGACGAAGGTCTGCGCTTCGCGATCCGCGAGGGTGGCCGCACCGTCGGCGCCGGTCGCGTCACCAAGATCATCAAGTGA
- the rpsJ gene encoding 30S ribosomal protein S10 produces the protein MAGQKIRIRLKAYDHEAIDASARKIVETVTRTGARVVGPVPLPTEKNVYCVIRSPHKYKDSREHFEMRTHKRLIDILEPTPKTVDALMRIDLPASVDVNIQ, from the coding sequence ATGGCGGGACAGAAGATCCGCATCCGGCTCAAGGCCTACGACCACGAGGCGATCGACGCGTCCGCACGCAAGATCGTCGAGACCGTGACGCGCACCGGCGCTCGGGTCGTCGGGCCAGTGCCGCTGCCCACGGAGAAGAACGTCTACTGCGTCATCCGCTCCCCGCACAAGTACAAGGACTCGCGGGAGCACTTCGAGATGCGGACGCACAAGCGGCTCATCGACATCCTCGAACCGACGCCGAAGACGGTTGACGCGCTGATGCGCATCGACCTGCCGGCCAGCGTCGACGTGAACATCCAGTAA
- the rplC gene encoding 50S ribosomal protein L3 codes for MSDRQIKGILGTKLGMTQVFDDQNRIVPVTVVQAGPNVVTQIRTPEKDGYSAVQLAFGAIDPRKVNKPRGGHFTKAGVTPRRHVVELRTADAGEYELGQEIGADVFEAGAVVDVVGTSKGKGFAGTIKRHGFRSQGASHGTQAVHRKPGSIGGCATPGRVFKGMRMAGRMGSDRVTTQNLKVHKVESETGLLLIKGAVPGPKGGLVLVKSPAKGGA; via the coding sequence ATGTCTGACAGGCAGATCAAGGGGATTCTGGGCACCAAGCTCGGCATGACCCAGGTCTTCGACGACCAGAACCGGATTGTCCCGGTGACGGTCGTGCAGGCCGGGCCGAACGTGGTAACCCAGATTCGGACCCCCGAGAAAGACGGCTACTCGGCCGTGCAGCTGGCGTTCGGCGCCATCGACCCGCGCAAGGTGAACAAGCCGCGGGGCGGCCACTTCACCAAGGCCGGCGTCACCCCGCGCCGCCACGTCGTGGAGCTGCGCACCGCGGACGCCGGTGAGTACGAGCTGGGCCAGGAGATCGGCGCGGACGTCTTCGAGGCGGGCGCGGTGGTCGACGTGGTCGGCACCAGCAAGGGCAAGGGCTTCGCGGGCACCATCAAGCGGCACGGTTTCCGTAGCCAGGGTGCCAGCCACGGTACCCAGGCGGTGCACCGCAAGCCGGGCTCCATCGGTGGCTGCGCCACCCCGGGCCGCGTGTTCAAGGGCATGCGGATGGCCGGGCGGATGGGCTCGGACCGCGTCACCACCCAGAACCTGAAGGTTCACAAGGTGGAGTCGGAGACCGGCCTGCTGCTGATCAAGGGCGCCGTCCCCGGTCCCAAGGGCGGCCTGGTCCTGGTTAAGAGTCCTGCGAAGGGTGGTGCGTGA
- the rplD gene encoding 50S ribosomal protein L4 — MSLTLDVRTPDGKTDGTVELPAEIFDVQANVPLMHQVVVAQLAAARQGTHSTKTRGMVSGGGRKPYRQKGTGNARQGSIRAPQFTGGGVVHGPQPRDYSQRTPKKMKVAALRGALSDRVRAGQLHVVTGVVGGETPSTKSAKTALRNWTEAKKVLVVLNRHEEENSWLSLRNLQNVHLIDPGQLNTYDVLNSDDVVFTKSAFERFVAGPVKGRSVKAAASSAEEAQQ, encoded by the coding sequence ATGAGCCTGACGCTCGACGTCCGTACCCCGGACGGTAAGACCGACGGCACCGTCGAATTGCCCGCCGAGATCTTCGACGTGCAGGCGAACGTGCCCCTGATGCACCAGGTCGTGGTGGCCCAGCTGGCCGCTGCGCGCCAGGGCACCCACTCCACCAAGACGCGCGGCATGGTGTCTGGCGGCGGCAGGAAGCCGTACCGCCAGAAGGGCACCGGCAACGCCCGGCAGGGCTCCATCCGGGCCCCGCAGTTCACCGGCGGTGGCGTCGTCCACGGGCCGCAGCCGCGGGACTACTCCCAGCGGACCCCGAAGAAGATGAAGGTCGCCGCCCTGCGCGGTGCCCTCTCCGACCGGGTTCGCGCCGGCCAGCTGCACGTGGTCACCGGCGTGGTCGGCGGCGAGACGCCGTCCACCAAGTCGGCGAAGACCGCGCTGCGCAACTGGACCGAGGCCAAGAAGGTTCTGGTCGTGCTCAACCGCCACGAGGAGGAGAACTCGTGGCTGAGCCTGCGGAACCTGCAGAACGTGCACCTGATCGACCCGGGCCAGCTGAACACCTACGACGTCCTCAACAGCGATGACGTGGTGTTCACCAAGTCCGCGTTCGAGCGTTTCGTCGCGGGCCCCGTCAAGGGCCGGTCGGTCAAGGCCGCCGCGTCTTCCGCAGAGGAGGCACAGCAGTGA
- the rplW gene encoding 50S ribosomal protein L23 → MSADPRDIILAPVISEKSYGLLEQGQYTFLVDPRSNKTEIKIAVEKIFDVKVTSVNTINRNGKRKRSRSGFGKRKDTKRAIVTLSPESKPIEIFGGPAA, encoded by the coding sequence GTGAGCGCCGACCCGCGAGACATCATCCTTGCGCCGGTGATCTCCGAGAAGAGCTACGGGCTGCTCGAACAGGGGCAGTACACCTTCCTGGTGGACCCGCGCTCGAACAAGACCGAGATCAAGATCGCGGTCGAGAAGATCTTCGACGTCAAGGTGACCAGCGTCAACACGATCAACCGCAACGGCAAGCGCAAGCGTTCCCGGTCCGGGTTCGGCAAGCGCAAAGACACCAAGCGGGCGATCGTCACCCTGTCGCCGGAGAGCAAGCCGATCGAGATCTTCGGCGGACCGGCCGCCTGA
- the rplB gene encoding 50S ribosomal protein L2: MGIRKYKPTTPGRRGASVSDFAEITRSEPEKSLVRPLNKKAGRNAQGKITTRHKGGGHKRAYRVIDFRRNDKDGVPAKVAHIEYDPNRSARIALLHYADGEKRYIIAPNNIKQGDAIESGARADIKPGNNLPLRNIPTGTVIHAIELRPGGGAKIARSAGARVQLVAKDGPYAQLRMPSGEIRNVDARCRATVGEVGNSEHANINWGKAGRMRWKGKRPTVRGVVMNPVDHPHGGGEGKTSGGRHPVNPKGKPEGRTRRRKPSDKLIVRRRRTGKKR; this comes from the coding sequence ATGGGCATTCGCAAGTACAAGCCGACGACGCCGGGCCGTCGTGGCGCGAGCGTGTCCGACTTCGCCGAGATCACCCGGTCGGAGCCGGAGAAGTCGTTGGTGCGTCCGCTGAACAAGAAGGCGGGCCGCAACGCTCAGGGCAAGATCACCACGCGGCATAAGGGTGGCGGTCACAAGCGGGCTTACCGCGTGATCGACTTCCGCCGCAACGACAAGGACGGTGTGCCGGCCAAGGTCGCGCACATCGAGTACGACCCGAACCGCAGCGCTCGGATCGCGCTCCTGCACTACGCCGATGGCGAGAAGCGCTACATCATTGCGCCGAACAACATCAAGCAGGGCGACGCCATCGAGAGCGGTGCGCGTGCGGACATCAAGCCGGGTAACAACCTGCCGCTGCGCAACATCCCGACCGGCACCGTGATCCACGCGATCGAGCTCCGCCCCGGTGGCGGCGCCAAGATCGCGCGGTCGGCCGGCGCCCGGGTGCAGCTGGTGGCCAAGGACGGCCCGTACGCCCAGCTGCGGATGCCCTCGGGCGAAATCCGCAACGTGGACGCGCGGTGCCGGGCCACCGTCGGCGAGGTCGGCAACTCCGAGCACGCCAACATCAACTGGGGCAAGGCCGGCCGCATGCGGTGGAAGGGCAAGCGCCCGACCGTCCGCGGTGTCGTGATGAACCCGGTGGACCACCCGCACGGTGGTGGTGAGGGCAAGACCTCCGGTGGTCGTCACCCGGTCAACCCGAAGGGCAAGCCGGAGGGTCGCACCCGCCGCCGCAAGCCCAGTGACAAGCTCATCGTCCGCCGTCGCCGTACTGGCAAGAAGCGCTGA
- the rpsS gene encoding 30S ribosomal protein S19 has product MPRSLKKGPFVDDHLLKKVDVLNESGKKTVIKTWSRRSTIIPDMLGHTFAVHDGRKHIPVFVTESMVGHKLGEFAPTRTFKGHVKDDRKSRRR; this is encoded by the coding sequence ATGCCACGCAGCCTGAAGAAGGGCCCGTTCGTGGACGACCACCTGCTCAAGAAGGTGGACGTGCTTAACGAGTCGGGCAAGAAGACCGTGATCAAGACCTGGTCCCGCCGGTCGACGATCATCCCGGACATGCTGGGCCACACCTTCGCGGTGCACGACGGTCGCAAGCACATCCCGGTGTTCGTCACCGAGTCGATGGTCGGGCACAAGCTGGGCGAATTCGCCCCGACCCGCACCTTCAAGGGCCACGTCAAGGATGACCGGAAGTCGCGCCGCCGCTGA
- the rplV gene encoding 50S ribosomal protein L22, whose product MTARSDDTAAEETPRAVARARFVRVSPMKARRVVELIKGRSASDALAVLQFAPQTASGPVSKVLASAIANAENNLSLDPETLWVHHAYVDEGPTLKRFRPRAQGRAYRIRKRTSHITVEIESRPRAATKSRKSQKGSAR is encoded by the coding sequence ATGACAGCCCGTTCCGACGACACTGCCGCGGAGGAGACCCCGCGCGCAGTGGCGCGGGCCCGGTTCGTCCGCGTGTCGCCGATGAAGGCGCGGCGCGTGGTCGAGCTCATCAAGGGCCGGAGCGCCAGCGATGCCCTGGCCGTGCTTCAGTTCGCGCCGCAGACCGCCAGCGGTCCGGTGTCGAAGGTGCTCGCCAGTGCGATCGCCAACGCGGAGAACAATCTTTCCCTCGACCCCGAGACGCTGTGGGTGCACCACGCGTACGTGGACGAGGGGCCGACGTTGAAGCGGTTCCGGCCGCGCGCGCAGGGCCGTGCGTACCGGATCCGGAAGCGGACAAGCCACATCACGGTCGAGATCGAGTCTCGGCCGCGTGCGGCGACCAAGTCCCGAAAGAGCCAGAAGGGGAGTGCCCGGTAG
- the rpsC gene encoding 30S ribosomal protein S3: MGQKINPHGFRLGITTDWKSRWYADKQYSEYVAEDVKIRRQLSRGMERAGISKVEIERTRERVRVDIHTARPGIVIGRRGAEADRIRGSLEKLTGKQVQLNILEVKNPEADAQLVAQGVAEQLSNRVSFRRAMRKAIQSAMRSSQVKGIRVQCSGRLGGAEMSRSEFYREGRVPLHTLRADIDYGFFEARTTFGRIGVKVWIYKGELVGGLKQKQEQSEVRPPRGGGDRGDRGDRGERGERGGRSDRGGRRRGAGGADRAAADKSAKAEKAAEGEQPQAAAAEEKTEG, from the coding sequence GTGGGTCAGAAGATCAACCCGCACGGCTTCCGACTCGGCATCACCACGGACTGGAAGTCTCGCTGGTACGCCGACAAGCAGTACTCGGAGTACGTCGCGGAGGACGTCAAGATCCGCCGGCAGCTGTCTCGCGGCATGGAGCGCGCTGGGATCTCGAAGGTTGAGATCGAGCGCACCCGCGAGCGGGTCCGCGTGGACATTCATACCGCCCGGCCGGGCATCGTCATCGGCCGCCGCGGTGCCGAGGCGGACCGCATCCGCGGTTCGCTGGAGAAGCTGACCGGTAAGCAGGTTCAGCTCAACATCCTCGAGGTCAAGAACCCCGAGGCGGACGCCCAGCTGGTCGCGCAGGGCGTGGCCGAGCAGCTGTCCAACCGCGTGTCCTTCCGGCGCGCGATGCGCAAGGCCATCCAGTCGGCCATGCGCTCGTCGCAGGTCAAGGGCATCCGGGTGCAGTGCTCGGGTCGCTTGGGCGGCGCGGAGATGTCCCGCTCGGAGTTCTACCGCGAGGGTCGGGTTCCGCTGCACACGCTGCGCGCGGACATCGACTACGGCTTCTTCGAGGCCCGCACCACCTTCGGCCGTATCGGCGTCAAGGTGTGGATCTACAAGGGCGAGCTGGTCGGTGGCCTGAAGCAGAAGCAAGAGCAGTCCGAGGTCCGTCCGCCGCGCGGTGGTGGCGACCGCGGCGACCGCGGCGACCGCGGCGAGCGCGGCGAGCGCGGTGGCCGTTCCGACCGTGGTGGTCGTCGCCGGGGTGCCGGTGGCGCGGACCGCGCTGCAGCTGACAAGTCCGCCAAGGCCGAGAAGGCCGCGGAGGGCGAGCAGCCGCAGGCTGCTGCGGCTGAAGAGAAGACGGAGGGCTGA
- the rplP gene encoding 50S ribosomal protein L16: MLVPRRVKWRKSHAPKRTGFAKGGTRINFGEYGIQAIEHGYVTNRQIESARIAITRHVKRGGKVWINIFPDRPLTKKPAETRQGSGKGSPESWVANVKPGRIMFELTFPNEKTAIEALTRAAHKLPMKCKIVSREGGDF; this comes from the coding sequence GTGCTCGTCCCACGCAGGGTGAAGTGGCGTAAGAGCCACGCGCCGAAGCGTACGGGCTTCGCCAAGGGTGGCACCCGGATCAACTTCGGCGAGTACGGCATTCAGGCGATCGAGCACGGCTACGTGACCAACCGGCAGATCGAGTCGGCCCGTATCGCGATCACCCGGCACGTCAAGCGTGGCGGCAAGGTGTGGATCAACATCTTCCCGGACCGCCCGCTGACCAAGAAGCCGGCCGAAACCCGTCAGGGTTCCGGTAAGGGTTCGCCGGAGTCCTGGGTCGCCAACGTCAAGCCCGGACGCATCATGTTCGAGCTGACCTTCCCGAACGAGAAGACGGCGATCGAGGCGCTGACCCGTGCGGCGCACAAGCTCCCGATGAAGTGCAAGATCGTGTCCCGTGAGGGTGGTGACTTCTGA
- the rpmC gene encoding 50S ribosomal protein L29 encodes MAAGVTASELRELNEEELAQRLKEAKEELFNLRFQMATGQLQNNRRLRVVRQDIARIYTIMRERELGLTVSPEGAEEGAA; translated from the coding sequence ATGGCAGCGGGTGTCACCGCATCCGAGCTCCGCGAACTCAACGAGGAGGAGCTCGCCCAGCGGCTGAAGGAGGCAAAGGAGGAGCTGTTCAACCTCCGCTTCCAGATGGCCACGGGTCAGCTGCAGAACAACCGGCGGCTGCGCGTCGTCCGCCAGGACATCGCCCGGATCTACACCATCATGCGCGAGCGCGAATTGGGCCTGACGGTTTCCCCCGAAGGCGCTGAGGAGGGAGCGGCATGA
- the rpsQ gene encoding 30S ribosomal protein S17: MSEKGQGVERNRRKVREGYVVSDKMDKTIVVALEDRKKHALYGKVMRQTSKVKVHDEANTAGVGDRVLLMETRPLSATKRWRLVEVVEKAK; this comes from the coding sequence ATGAGTGAGAAAGGACAGGGCGTGGAGCGCAACCGTCGCAAGGTGCGCGAGGGCTACGTCGTCTCGGACAAGATGGACAAGACGATCGTGGTCGCCCTCGAAGACCGCAAGAAGCACGCCCTCTACGGCAAGGTCATGCGGCAGACCAGCAAGGTCAAGGTGCACGACGAGGCCAACACGGCCGGTGTCGGCGACCGCGTGCTGCTGATGGAGACCCGACCGCTGTCGGCCACCAAGCGCTGGCGGCTCGTCGAGGTCGTCGAGAAGGCCAAGTAA
- the rplN gene encoding 50S ribosomal protein L14 → MIQQESRLRVADNTGAKEILTIRVLGGSGRRYAGLGDIIVATVKEAIPGAGVKKGDVVKAVIVRQKKEKRRADGSYIRFDENAAVLVKPGGEPRGTRIFGPVARELRDKKFMKIISLAPEVL, encoded by the coding sequence GTGATCCAGCAGGAGTCGCGACTGCGTGTCGCCGACAACACCGGGGCCAAGGAGATCCTCACGATCCGTGTCCTCGGTGGGTCGGGTCGGCGGTACGCGGGCCTCGGGGACATCATCGTGGCGACCGTCAAGGAAGCCATCCCCGGTGCCGGAGTCAAGAAGGGCGATGTGGTCAAGGCCGTCATCGTCCGCCAGAAGAAGGAAAAGCGTCGGGCGGATGGTTCCTACATCCGGTTCGACGAGAACGCTGCGGTGCTGGTCAAGCCCGGTGGCGAACCGCGGGGCACCCGTATCTTCGGGCCCGTCGCCCGCGAGCTGCGCGACAAGAAGTTCATGAAGATCATCTCGCTCGCGCCGGAGGTTTTGTGA
- the rplX gene encoding 50S ribosomal protein L24, whose protein sequence is MKIKKGDTVVVISGKDKGAKGKVIKAMPQEQRVLVEGVNRIKKHTKVSRTERGAQSGGIVTQEASIHVSNVMVVDSDGKPTRVGYRIGEDGKKVRISRRNGKDI, encoded by the coding sequence ATGAAAATCAAGAAAGGCGACACGGTCGTCGTCATCTCCGGCAAGGACAAGGGCGCCAAGGGCAAGGTCATCAAGGCCATGCCGCAGGAGCAGCGCGTGCTGGTCGAGGGTGTCAACCGGATCAAGAAGCACACCAAGGTCTCCCGGACCGAGCGTGGCGCGCAGTCCGGCGGCATCGTCACCCAGGAAGCGTCGATCCACGTGAGCAACGTGATGGTCGTGGACTCCGACGGCAAGCCCACCCGGGTCGGCTACCGCATCGGTGAGGACGGCAAGAAGGTTCGCATTTCTCGTCGTAACGGTAAGGACATCTGA
- the rplE gene encoding 50S ribosomal protein L5: MTTLEKGAEKIVPRLKTRYREEIRLALNEEFNYSNVMQTPGVVKVVVNMGVGDAARDSKLIEGAVRDLSIITGQKPEIRKARKSIAQFKLREGMPIGARVTLRGDRMWEFLDRLVTIALPRIRDFRGLSPKQFDGKGNYTFGLNEQSMFHEINPDNIDRPRGMDITVVTTATNNEEGRALLKHLGFPFKEN; encoded by the coding sequence ATGACTACCTTGGAAAAAGGCGCTGAGAAGATTGTCCCGCGGCTGAAGACCCGTTACCGCGAGGAGATCCGCCTGGCGCTCAACGAGGAGTTCAACTACTCCAACGTGATGCAGACGCCCGGCGTGGTCAAGGTCGTGGTCAACATGGGTGTTGGCGACGCCGCTCGGGACAGCAAGCTGATCGAGGGCGCGGTCCGCGACCTGTCGATCATCACCGGTCAGAAGCCGGAGATCCGCAAGGCCCGCAAGTCCATCGCGCAGTTCAAGCTCCGCGAGGGCATGCCGATCGGTGCGCGGGTCACCCTGCGCGGCGACCGGATGTGGGAGTTCCTGGACCGCCTGGTCACCATCGCGCTGCCGCGAATCCGCGACTTCCGCGGGTTGTCGCCGAAGCAGTTCGACGGCAAGGGCAACTACACGTTCGGCCTCAACGAGCAGTCGATGTTCCACGAGATCAACCCGGACAACATCGACCGCCCACGTGGCATGGACATCACTGTCGTTACCACGGCCACCAACAATGAGGAGGGCCGGGCGCTGCTGAAGCACCTGGGCTTCCCGTTCAAGGAGAACTGA
- a CDS encoding type Z 30S ribosomal protein S14, translating to MAKKALVIKAARKPKFNVRGYTRCQRCGRPRAVFRKFGLCRVCFREMAHAGELPGVSKSSW from the coding sequence ATGGCCAAGAAGGCGCTGGTTATCAAGGCGGCGCGCAAGCCGAAGTTCAACGTCCGCGGCTACACCCGCTGCCAGCGCTGCGGCCGGCCGCGTGCGGTGTTCCGCAAGTTCGGGCTGTGCCGGGTGTGCTTCCGCGAGATGGCGCACGCGGGCGAACTGCCCGGCGTGAGCAAGTCTTCCTGGTGA